A stretch of the Halococcus sediminicola genome encodes the following:
- the glpB gene encoding glycerol-3-phosphate dehydrogenase subunit GlpB: MAIEDDVCVIGGGLAGMTAALRAAREGARVRLLSHKKSTLRHASGLIDILGYADGELVAEPFDALASLPESHPYRRVGSDAVRAGLSLFDDVTGDAYRGSHTDANALVATHGGTVKPTARYPTRVAPGLASQSRRTLLVGFDSLTAFDAPLAADHLAAAGVPGTTRGVTVAFPGDFRADSRVTRFARALDDDEPVETASGPTPVRRALARAVEPHLGDVERVGFPAILGEEESQEVRKALESSLGVDVFEVPMGPPSLLGLGLEALFQEALDSAGVRRTTGNPVVDFDADGERVRSVSTDRNGRQVPFHADEFVLATGGLVGKGIDSNRERVVEPIFDCHVPHPDDRYEWFTDEAFGDHPFARFGVNVDDDLRPLDADGKVEYDNLRAVGGVLGGADFAAEKSGSGISLATGHAAGRAAGAAANQR; this comes from the coding sequence GTGGCGATTGAGGACGACGTCTGCGTGATCGGCGGCGGACTCGCCGGTATGACGGCCGCGCTCCGGGCGGCCCGCGAGGGTGCGCGGGTGCGACTGCTCTCGCACAAGAAGAGCACGCTCCGGCACGCGAGCGGGCTTATCGACATCCTCGGCTACGCCGACGGCGAACTCGTCGCCGAGCCGTTCGACGCGCTCGCCTCTCTCCCCGAAAGCCATCCCTATCGACGAGTCGGCAGCGACGCCGTGCGAGCGGGGCTGTCCTTGTTCGACGACGTGACCGGCGACGCCTACCGGGGAAGCCACACCGACGCGAACGCGCTCGTGGCGACCCACGGCGGCACCGTGAAACCGACCGCGCGCTACCCGACGCGCGTGGCCCCGGGACTGGCGAGCCAAAGTCGGAGAACGCTGCTCGTGGGGTTCGATTCGCTGACCGCCTTCGACGCGCCGCTCGCGGCCGATCACCTCGCTGCCGCCGGCGTTCCAGGAACGACGCGAGGCGTCACCGTCGCGTTCCCGGGCGATTTCAGGGCCGACTCGCGCGTGACGCGCTTCGCCCGCGCGCTCGATGACGACGAACCCGTCGAAACCGCGAGCGGACCGACGCCGGTACGGCGCGCGCTCGCGCGAGCGGTCGAGCCTCATCTCGGGGACGTAGAGCGGGTCGGGTTTCCGGCGATACTCGGCGAGGAGGAGTCCCAGGAAGTCCGGAAGGCGCTCGAATCGTCCCTCGGGGTCGACGTCTTCGAGGTGCCGATGGGACCGCCGAGCCTGCTCGGATTGGGGCTCGAAGCGCTATTTCAGGAAGCGCTCGATTCGGCGGGCGTCCGTCGGACGACCGGCAACCCGGTCGTGGACTTCGACGCGGACGGTGAGCGAGTCCGAAGCGTATCCACCGACCGCAACGGCCGGCAGGTCCCCTTCCACGCCGACGAGTTCGTGCTCGCCACTGGTGGATTGGTCGGCAAAGGGATCGACTCGAATCGCGAGAGAGTCGTCGAGCCGATCTTCGACTGTCACGTTCCCCATCCCGACGACCGATACGAGTGGTTCACCGACGAGGCGTTCGGCGACCACCCGTTCGCGCGCTTCGGGGTCAATGTCGACGACGACTTGCGACCACTCGATGCGGATGGGAAAGTGGAGTACGACAACCTCCGCGCCGTCGGGGGTGTCCTCGGCGGGGCGGATTTCGCGGCGGAGAAATCGGGCAGCGGCATCTCGCTCGCGACCGGCCACGCGGCCGGCCGTGCAGCGGGCGCGGCGGCGAATCAGCGATGA
- the glpA gene encoding anaerobic glycerol-3-phosphate dehydrogenase subunit GlpA, whose product MATETEVLVIGGGSTGCGIVRDLALRGVDATLVERGNLTHGTTGRMHGLLHSGGRYAVSDQESAAECIAENRILREVAGHTIEMTGGLFVQLADDADDYFEEKLAGCRACGIPAEVLTGEEARAMEPYLTRDVERAIRVPDGAIDPFRLCVANAADAEEHGARIETHAEVTDVLVEDSRVTGVEVRHESGPGKRSHYEPGTTERIEANHVVNATGAWAGQLGAMAGVEVEVRPSKGVMTVMNTRQVDTVVNRCRPKGDADIIVPHETACILGTTDVEVEDPDDYPEEQWEVDAMIDTLSELVPILKEARTLRSFWGVRPLYEPPDTGTTDPTDITRQFFLLDHAERDGLEGMTSIVGGKLTTYRLMAEQITNHVCEKLGVEATCHTADEPLPGSDDFSVLRDYMEEFGLRSPVGRRSTERLGSMADEVLKTDGPNPVICTCEAVTRAELDHAISDAGTDLNATRIRTRASMGNCQGGFCAHRMAALLHPAYDEATTRTALDELYEERWKGQRHALWGEQLSQAMLNHALHATTMNRDGDPAATEDEIEYARFDAGPTPEAAADGGRRDGGAREETDDEEGRRGD is encoded by the coding sequence ATGGCAACCGAAACCGAGGTGCTCGTGATCGGCGGCGGCTCGACGGGCTGTGGCATCGTCCGCGACCTCGCGCTGCGCGGGGTCGACGCCACGCTGGTCGAGCGCGGCAACCTCACCCACGGCACCACCGGCCGGATGCACGGCCTACTCCACAGCGGCGGACGGTACGCGGTCTCCGATCAGGAGAGCGCCGCCGAGTGCATCGCCGAAAACCGAATTCTTCGGGAGGTTGCGGGCCACACGATCGAGATGACCGGCGGGCTGTTCGTCCAGCTCGCCGACGACGCGGACGACTACTTCGAAGAAAAGCTCGCCGGCTGTCGGGCCTGTGGCATTCCGGCCGAGGTACTCACCGGCGAAGAAGCGCGAGCGATGGAGCCGTATCTCACCCGCGACGTCGAGCGCGCGATCCGAGTACCCGACGGGGCCATCGACCCCTTCCGACTCTGTGTGGCGAACGCCGCCGACGCCGAGGAACACGGCGCACGCATCGAGACCCACGCCGAGGTCACGGACGTGCTCGTCGAGGATAGTAGGGTAACAGGTGTGGAGGTGCGCCACGAGAGCGGGCCGGGCAAGCGCTCACACTACGAACCGGGCACGACCGAGCGCATCGAGGCCAACCACGTGGTGAACGCGACGGGCGCGTGGGCCGGCCAGTTGGGCGCGATGGCGGGCGTCGAGGTCGAGGTCCGCCCCTCGAAGGGTGTGATGACCGTGATGAACACCCGGCAAGTGGATACCGTCGTCAACCGCTGCCGGCCGAAGGGCGACGCCGACATCATCGTACCCCACGAAACCGCCTGCATCCTTGGGACAACTGATGTAGAAGTCGAGGACCCCGACGACTATCCCGAAGAGCAGTGGGAGGTCGACGCGATGATCGACACCCTCTCGGAACTCGTCCCCATCCTCAAGGAGGCTCGCACCCTGCGCTCGTTTTGGGGCGTGCGTCCGCTCTACGAACCACCAGACACCGGCACGACCGACCCGACGGACATCACGCGGCAGTTCTTCCTGCTCGACCACGCAGAGCGCGACGGTCTGGAGGGAATGACGAGTATCGTGGGCGGCAAGCTCACGACCTACCGGCTGATGGCCGAGCAAATCACGAATCACGTCTGCGAGAAACTCGGCGTCGAGGCGACCTGTCACACTGCCGACGAACCACTGCCGGGCAGCGATGACTTTTCGGTGCTTCGTGACTACATGGAGGAATTTGGCCTTCGGTCGCCGGTCGGCCGCCGGAGCACCGAACGCCTCGGGAGCATGGCCGACGAGGTGCTGAAGACCGATGGTCCCAATCCCGTCATCTGTACGTGCGAGGCAGTCACGCGTGCGGAACTCGACCATGCTATCAGCGATGCGGGCACCGATCTGAACGCGACACGCATCCGCACCCGCGCCTCGATGGGCAACTGTCAGGGCGGATTCTGTGCCCACCGGATGGCCGCGCTGCTCCATCCCGCATACGACGAGGCGACCACACGAACTGCGCTCGACGAACTGTACGAGGAGCGCTGGAAGGGCCAGCGCCACGCGCTCTGGGGCGAACAGCTCTCCCAGGCAATGTTGAACCACGCGCTCCACGCGACCACGATGAACCGTGACGGCGATCCGGCGGCCACGGAGGACGAGATCGAGTACGCGCGCTTCGACGCCGGTCCCACGCCGGAAGCGGCAGCCGATGGCGGTCGTCGTGACGGTGGTGCGCGCGAAGAGACCGACGACGAGGAGGGCAGGCGTGGCGATTGA
- a CDS encoding Cdc6/Cdc18 family protein, which yields MDLAARIRRRRESVAETRVVLDYHAISPVAHVDEPTNRGTVLERLLDHADPVFDGRLPPNAYVWGPPGSGKSAVVTALFSQLRRVGPLSDSVIHTTTRGGTNATPSLVYVDARHANSEFGLYQAVLDGMLDESVPKHGVGTAALRSRLADTLSDDHRVLVALDHVDEPGTRSFAATVEAFEGMGRSLSWLAIGRRPPSALSVDGPPERIEVPAYRDLALVDVLTARASAGMARRAIEHEQLRRIAVWSDGNAHDALCVLFAAADEAALADVSTVRERDLHAGMDALPQPSVSLGRVFALSANRQRVLARLIDIDDDQRASVDAAATAVAAAPAVDLSVGTVKRLLYELAEIGIVERVTDERSSNGAGRSPSRLEPRFPIHVFRRLHALSDR from the coding sequence ATGGATCTCGCCGCCCGCATCCGACGGCGTCGGGAATCGGTCGCCGAGACGCGGGTCGTGCTCGACTACCACGCCATCAGCCCCGTCGCTCACGTCGACGAACCGACCAACCGGGGTACGGTGCTCGAACGCCTGTTGGACCACGCCGACCCGGTGTTCGACGGGCGACTCCCGCCGAACGCCTACGTCTGGGGACCGCCCGGGAGCGGGAAGTCGGCCGTCGTCACCGCGCTGTTCAGCCAACTCCGTCGCGTGGGGCCACTCTCGGATTCGGTGATCCACACGACGACCCGCGGCGGGACGAACGCGACGCCGTCGCTCGTCTACGTGGACGCGCGTCACGCGAACAGCGAGTTCGGTCTCTATCAGGCGGTTCTCGACGGGATGCTCGACGAATCGGTGCCCAAACACGGCGTCGGGACGGCGGCGCTCCGCTCGCGGCTGGCGGACACCCTCTCGGACGACCATCGGGTGCTCGTCGCGCTCGACCACGTCGACGAACCCGGCACGCGGTCGTTCGCGGCGACGGTGGAGGCGTTCGAGGGGATGGGGAGGTCGCTCTCGTGGCTCGCCATCGGCCGTCGACCGCCATCGGCGCTTTCGGTCGACGGGCCGCCCGAGCGCATCGAGGTGCCGGCCTACCGCGACCTCGCGCTGGTGGACGTCCTGACCGCCCGCGCGTCGGCGGGGATGGCCCGGCGCGCCATCGAGCACGAACAGCTCCGCCGTATCGCCGTCTGGAGCGACGGCAACGCCCACGACGCGCTCTGTGTGCTGTTCGCCGCGGCCGACGAGGCGGCGCTCGCGGACGTCTCGACGGTCCGCGAGCGCGACCTTCACGCCGGCATGGACGCCCTCCCGCAGCCGTCGGTCTCGCTCGGGCGTGTGTTCGCGCTCTCGGCGAACCGCCAGCGGGTACTGGCACGCCTCATCGACATCGACGACGACCAGCGCGCGTCAGTCGACGCCGCAGCCACCGCCGTCGCCGCCGCACCGGCCGTCGACCTCTCGGTGGGGACGGTGAAGCGACTGCTCTACGAACTCGCCGAGATCGGTATCGTCGAGCGGGTGACCGACGAGCGCTCGTCGAACGGTGCCGGGCGCTCGCCGAGCCGCCTCGAACCACGATTTCCGATCCACGTTTTCCGTCGGCTCCACGCCCTCTCGGACCGGTAG
- the glpK gene encoding glycerol kinase GlpK has product MSAETYVGAIDQGTTGTRFMVFDHGGGVVASAYEKHEQFYPEPGWVEHDPTEIWENTKSVIADALAAADIDASQLDAIGVTNQRETTLFWDGDSGRPLMRAVVWQDRRTTDRIEELEAEGKAEMIQSKTGLEPDAYFSATKAEWILDNADPIKLQRSRPQDVRERADDGEIRFGTIDSWLIDNLTGNHITDVTNASRTMLFNIHEMDWDDDLLEEFRVPRASLPEVRPSSDENLYGTTDGDGFLGAEVPVAGALGDQQAALFGQTCFDPGDAKNTYGTGSFFLLNTGEEAVESEHGLLTTVGFQRSGEPVQYALEGSIFVTGAAIEWLEDVELLENAMESESVARSVDSTDGVYLVPAFTGLGAPHWDGRARGTIVGMTRGTRREHIVRAALESIAFQTRDVAEAMEADADIEISSLKVDGGAVKNNFLCQLQANIVGTDIVRPEVDETTALGSAYAAGLAVGYWNDPDELRENWQVDREFTPDGSADVDGRYERWSEAVERSLDWAREA; this is encoded by the coding sequence ATGAGCGCCGAGACGTACGTCGGTGCCATCGACCAGGGTACCACCGGGACGCGCTTCATGGTGTTCGACCACGGTGGTGGGGTCGTCGCCAGCGCCTACGAGAAACACGAACAGTTCTATCCCGAACCGGGCTGGGTCGAACACGACCCGACGGAGATCTGGGAGAACACCAAGTCGGTCATCGCCGACGCGCTCGCGGCTGCCGACATCGACGCGAGCCAACTCGACGCCATCGGCGTCACCAACCAGCGCGAGACGACGCTGTTCTGGGACGGCGACTCCGGCCGGCCGCTGATGCGCGCGGTCGTCTGGCAGGACCGCCGGACCACCGACCGCATCGAGGAACTCGAAGCCGAGGGCAAGGCGGAGATGATCCAGTCGAAGACGGGTCTCGAACCCGATGCGTACTTCTCGGCGACGAAGGCCGAGTGGATCCTCGACAACGCCGACCCCATCAAGCTCCAGCGTTCGCGCCCACAGGACGTCCGCGAGCGCGCCGACGACGGCGAGATCCGCTTCGGTACCATCGACTCGTGGCTCATCGACAACCTCACCGGGAACCACATCACCGACGTGACGAACGCCTCCCGGACGATGCTGTTCAATATCCACGAGATGGACTGGGACGACGATCTCCTGGAGGAGTTTCGGGTGCCGCGCGCGTCGCTGCCGGAGGTCCGCCCGTCGAGCGACGAAAACCTCTACGGGACGACCGACGGGGATGGATTCCTCGGTGCCGAGGTGCCGGTCGCCGGTGCGCTCGGCGACCAGCAGGCCGCGCTGTTCGGCCAGACGTGTTTCGACCCCGGCGACGCGAAGAACACCTACGGAACGGGGTCGTTCTTCCTGCTCAACACAGGTGAAGAGGCCGTCGAGAGCGAGCACGGACTGCTGACCACGGTCGGCTTCCAGCGCTCGGGTGAGCCAGTCCAATACGCCCTCGAAGGCTCGATCTTCGTGACGGGCGCGGCCATCGAGTGGCTCGAAGACGTCGAACTCCTTGAGAACGCGATGGAGTCCGAATCGGTCGCCCGCAGCGTCGATTCCACGGACGGTGTCTATCTCGTGCCCGCGTTCACGGGACTCGGTGCACCCCACTGGGACGGCCGTGCGAGAGGCACCATCGTCGGGATGACCCGCGGCACCAGAAGGGAGCACATCGTCCGCGCGGCGCTCGAATCCATCGCCTTTCAGACCCGGGACGTCGCCGAGGCGATGGAGGCCGACGCCGACATCGAGATCAGTAGTTTGAAAGTCGATGGCGGTGCGGTGAAGAACAACTTCCTCTGTCAGCTCCAGGCGAACATCGTCGGCACCGACATCGTGCGTCCGGAGGTCGACGAGACCACGGCGCTCGGATCGGCCTACGCCGCCGGTCTCGCCGTCGGCTACTGGAACGACCCCGACGAACTGCGCGAGAACTGGCAGGTCGACCGCGAGTTCACGCCCGACGGGAGTGCCGACGTCGACGGCCGCTACGAGCGCTGGAGCGAGGCCGTCGAGCGCTCGCTCGACTGGGCACGGGAGGCCTGA
- a CDS encoding TrmB family transcriptional regulator produces MVETHPREIAVTQLEQLGLTEYEASTFVALVRLGTGTAKDIADIDHVPRTRVYDAVESLHDRGLVDVQHSTPQTFTTVSHETALRKLRLDHENLINRLDTALAQLDPAEPHREELGVWTTIGREAIASRVVEFIDDTDDELVFMTVDDLLTETHLDQLATAAERGVEIHLTGISEPVQHRLEERVPEATLFETLWDWEEASAGSLLVTDEQTALVSVLLPKSNDGTEETAIWGTGEYNSLVVVLRAIFTWRFQHEDDE; encoded by the coding sequence ATGGTCGAAACACACCCACGAGAGATAGCCGTCACCCAACTCGAACAGTTGGGACTCACCGAGTACGAGGCGAGTACGTTCGTCGCGCTCGTCCGACTCGGAACGGGCACTGCCAAGGACATCGCCGACATCGACCACGTTCCGCGGACGCGCGTCTACGACGCCGTCGAATCGCTCCACGACCGCGGTCTCGTCGACGTCCAGCACTCGACGCCACAGACGTTTACTACCGTCTCCCACGAGACCGCCCTCCGCAAACTCCGCCTCGACCACGAGAACCTCATCAATCGTCTCGACACGGCGCTCGCCCAACTCGATCCCGCCGAGCCACACCGCGAGGAACTCGGCGTCTGGACCACCATCGGCCGGGAGGCGATCGCCAGCCGAGTCGTAGAATTCATCGACGACACCGACGACGAACTCGTCTTCATGACCGTCGACGACCTGCTTACCGAGACCCACCTCGATCAGTTGGCGACCGCCGCCGAGAGGGGCGTCGAGATCCACCTCACGGGCATCTCCGAACCGGTACAACACCGCCTCGAAGAGCGCGTCCCCGAAGCGACGCTGTTCGAGACGCTCTGGGACTGGGAGGAGGCCTCGGCCGGCAGCCTCCTCGTCACCGACGAGCAGACCGCACTCGTGAGCGTGTTGTTGCCCAAATCGAACGACGGCACCGAGGAGACGGCCATCTGGGGAACGGGCGAGTACAACAGTCTCGTGGTCGTCCTCCGGGCCATCTTCACCTGGCGCTTCCAGCACGAAGACGACGAGTGA
- the tbsP gene encoding transcriptional regulator TbsP — protein sequence MTTASLRVGTSVTESLRVIVDETSGELLAVNLDERATSRLVEVLAESEEPPTVRLLVREDVLKWLREDFVLASATAELVDADVLKLRAASERLANTLLVTDETVLSLLTPDGLVGTLGTDDGEFVGAARERWSRAWESSEEFGLRTPARSRVLESLGEEFGSAVESDYRTVLDTLGSTRDATVLNEVGVSLLVAARHEKLLYDISHWGEDTGVASKATFSRTKTRLEEQGLIETEKVPIDVGRPRLRLLVGDERLRETDIEKLPSVVGELLSAVPA from the coding sequence ATGACCACAGCATCACTCCGTGTGGGAACGTCCGTCACCGAGAGCCTGCGGGTGATCGTCGACGAGACGAGTGGGGAGCTACTCGCGGTCAACCTCGACGAACGAGCGACGAGCCGACTCGTCGAGGTACTCGCCGAGAGCGAGGAGCCACCGACGGTACGCTTGCTCGTTCGTGAGGACGTCCTGAAGTGGCTCCGGGAGGATTTCGTGCTGGCGAGCGCGACGGCGGAGTTGGTCGATGCGGATGTACTGAAACTGCGGGCGGCGAGCGAGCGCTTGGCGAACACGCTGTTGGTGACCGACGAGACGGTACTGTCGCTTCTCACACCGGACGGTCTCGTCGGGACGCTCGGAACCGACGACGGGGAGTTCGTCGGAGCGGCACGCGAGCGCTGGAGCCGCGCGTGGGAGAGCAGCGAGGAGTTCGGTCTGCGGACGCCGGCGCGCTCGCGTGTGCTGGAATCGCTCGGCGAGGAGTTCGGTTCGGCCGTCGAATCGGACTACCGGACAGTGCTGGACACGCTCGGGAGCACGCGCGATGCGACCGTTCTGAACGAAGTGGGGGTGAGCCTGCTGGTGGCGGCCAGACACGAGAAACTGCTGTACGACATTTCGCACTGGGGCGAGGACACGGGCGTGGCGAGCAAGGCGACGTTCTCGCGGACGAAGACCCGCCTCGAAGAGCAGGGGCTGATCGAGACCGAGAAGGTGCCGATCGACGTCGGACGTCCGCGATTGCGCTTGCTGGTGGGTGACGAGCGCCTACGGGAGACGGACATCGAGAAACTACCGAGCGTGGTCGGCGAGTTGCTCTCGGCGGTTCCGGCGTGA
- the thiM gene encoding hydroxyethylthiazole kinase: MSALDGLDLADTMDAVAETQPLVNALTNEVTVNDVANVALHWGGLPVMSDDEREVGEMVAGADACLLNMGTVSERGERAMMTAGEAANEAGTPVVIDPVGVGSTAVRDRVAERLTTDLDVSIVSGNYGEVSALAGEDATVRGVESVGEYGEIAETAITCARETDSVVVASGAVDVVATADAAFEVHSGDELLGAVVGTGCMLGMTLAVFAAALDDERAALAGTLAFGLAGEAAADGAFGEHAGPASYRTCFLDAVAGLRDIPLATPADRIELAVRNDQ, from the coding sequence ATGAGCGCGCTCGACGGACTTGACCTCGCCGATACTATGGATGCGGTCGCCGAGACCCAACCCCTCGTGAACGCGCTCACCAACGAGGTGACGGTCAATGACGTGGCGAACGTCGCCCTCCACTGGGGCGGCTTGCCCGTGATGTCCGACGACGAGCGCGAGGTCGGCGAGATGGTCGCGGGTGCGGACGCTTGCTTGCTCAACATGGGGACGGTGAGCGAGCGCGGCGAGCGCGCGATGATGACCGCCGGCGAGGCCGCGAACGAGGCCGGCACGCCGGTCGTGATCGACCCGGTCGGCGTCGGGTCGACTGCGGTCCGAGACCGCGTGGCCGAACGCCTGACGACCGATCTCGACGTGAGCATCGTCAGCGGCAACTACGGCGAGGTGTCGGCGCTGGCGGGCGAAGACGCGACCGTCCGCGGCGTCGAATCAGTCGGTGAATATGGGGAGATCGCCGAGACGGCCATCACCTGCGCACGCGAGACCGACAGCGTCGTGGTCGCCTCCGGCGCGGTCGACGTCGTCGCGACCGCCGATGCGGCGTTCGAGGTCCATAGCGGCGACGAACTACTGGGAGCGGTCGTCGGCACCGGCTGCATGCTCGGGATGACGCTCGCGGTGTTCGCGGCCGCGCTCGACGACGAACGGGCGGCGCTCGCCGGCACGCTCGCGTTCGGGTTGGCCGGCGAGGCGGCCGCCGACGGCGCGTTCGGCGAACACGCCGGTCCCGCGAGCTACCGGACCTGTTTTCTCGATGCCGTCGCCGGCCTTCGGGACATCCCGCTCGCCACGCCGGCCGACCGTATCGAACTGGCCGTGCGGAACGACCAGTAA
- the thiE gene encoding thiamine phosphate synthase, producing MNVSGAYLVTQADRSRGRSTEETVAAAIEGGVTAVQLREKHATVRERYDLARALRERTRAAGVTFIVNDRADLAVAVDADGVHLGDDDLPIPAARDVLGPERCIGRSVSTVEAAKAAERAGADYLGVGAVYATTSKDVSESETEIGTETVAEIADAVDIPIVGIGGVTADNASEVVAAGADGVAVISAITAADDPTAATRRLADTVEGVTR from the coding sequence ATGAATGTCTCCGGCGCGTATCTCGTGACGCAGGCGGACCGTTCGCGCGGCCGTTCGACCGAGGAGACGGTCGCGGCGGCCATCGAGGGCGGGGTGACGGCCGTCCAACTGCGCGAGAAACACGCGACCGTCCGCGAACGCTACGACCTCGCCAGGGCCCTCCGCGAGCGGACGCGGGCCGCCGGCGTCACCTTCATCGTCAACGACCGAGCCGACCTCGCGGTCGCCGTCGACGCCGATGGCGTCCATCTGGGCGACGACGATCTCCCGATCCCCGCCGCCCGCGACGTGCTCGGGCCGGAGCGCTGTATCGGCCGCTCGGTCTCGACGGTCGAAGCCGCAAAGGCCGCCGAGCGCGCGGGTGCGGACTATCTGGGCGTCGGCGCGGTCTACGCGACGACCTCGAAGGACGTCTCGGAGTCGGAGACGGAGATCGGCACCGAGACCGTCGCCGAAATCGCCGACGCCGTCGACATCCCCATCGTCGGTATCGGTGGCGTCACGGCCGACAACGCCAGCGAGGTCGTCGCCGCCGGCGCGGACGGCGTGGCGGTCATCTCCGCGATCACCGCCGCCGACGATCCGACAGCCGCGACGCGACGGCTCGCCGACACAGTCGAGGGGGTGACTCGATGA
- a CDS encoding MATE family efflux transporter yields MLKFRASNPVRLVVLYIGRVLVRAGLLEPERARRTTDLAWPRIITGIARMSKNAVDIAMIGVALGPIAIAGVGFASPYWGFAFAIGGGIAAGTIALVSQRHGAERFGEINRAVRSSVAVVIALTLPVVAVCWLFATPLVSLLGDDPAAIAFGADYLKVVSLGIPFAALNLIGSRVFIGVDDARTPMVLRTAGAVANAALNAVLIFGLDLGVVGAALGTVISSAAVTGAFTVGLVRGRLPGLRTLPIQINPWGDYLGSDVRHVVSIGTPVIGRELVFTVAEFPMLVIVALFGSDVVAAYVIARRVWGLMNTPGWGFGLAASSLVGQELGSGHEETAEAYGREIVRFAVAVYLVSAGLVFVFVDEIVAAFVGDPTSSVVPVAVSLVSAACVAIVLRGVSGAAAGPLDASGDTNWTFYSQLLGLFGVAIPIAYVGATTSLGLYGLYLAFLAETTIPAVLNYYRFSSEKWKQVSRRYRSDAPA; encoded by the coding sequence ATGTTGAAGTTTCGTGCGTCAAACCCCGTTCGATTAGTCGTCCTGTACATTGGCCGCGTGCTCGTCCGTGCCGGTCTGCTCGAACCCGAGCGAGCGCGCCGCACCACCGACCTCGCGTGGCCACGCATCATCACCGGTATCGCCCGGATGTCGAAAAACGCCGTCGACATCGCCATGATCGGCGTCGCGCTCGGCCCGATCGCCATCGCCGGCGTCGGCTTCGCCAGTCCCTACTGGGGCTTTGCCTTCGCCATCGGCGGCGGCATCGCCGCCGGCACCATCGCGCTGGTCTCACAGCGCCACGGGGCCGAGCGCTTCGGCGAGATTAACCGGGCCGTGCGGTCGAGCGTCGCCGTCGTGATCGCGCTCACGCTGCCGGTCGTCGCGGTCTGCTGGCTCTTCGCCACTCCGCTGGTCTCACTGCTCGGTGACGACCCCGCAGCCATCGCCTTCGGCGCGGACTACCTCAAGGTCGTCTCGCTCGGCATCCCCTTCGCGGCGCTGAACCTCATCGGGAGCCGCGTGTTCATCGGCGTCGACGACGCCCGCACGCCAATGGTCCTGCGCACCGCCGGCGCGGTCGCGAACGCCGCTCTCAACGCAGTCTTGATATTCGGTCTCGACCTCGGCGTCGTCGGCGCGGCGCTTGGAACCGTGATATCGAGTGCAGCCGTGACCGGCGCGTTCACCGTCGGCCTCGTCAGGGGTCGTCTGCCCGGTCTGCGCACGCTCCCCATCCAGATCAACCCGTGGGGGGACTACCTCGGCAGCGACGTCCGCCACGTCGTCTCCATCGGCACGCCCGTCATCGGCCGCGAACTCGTCTTCACCGTGGCGGAGTTCCCAATGCTCGTCATCGTCGCGCTGTTCGGCAGCGACGTCGTCGCCGCCTACGTCATCGCGCGGCGGGTCTGGGGGCTGATGAACACGCCCGGCTGGGGCTTCGGGCTCGCAGCCTCCAGCCTCGTCGGTCAGGAACTCGGTAGTGGTCACGAGGAGACCGCCGAAGCCTACGGCCGCGAGATCGTCCGGTTCGCGGTCGCGGTCTATCTGGTCTCGGCGGGGCTGGTCTTCGTCTTCGTCGACGAGATCGTCGCCGCGTTCGTCGGCGACCCCACCTCGTCGGTGGTCCCAGTAGCAGTCTCGCTGGTTTCGGCGGCCTGTGTCGCCATCGTCCTCCGTGGGGTCTCCGGCGCGGCCGCCGGTCCGCTCGACGCGAGCGGCGACACCAACTGGACGTTCTACAGCCAGCTGCTGGGACTGTTCGGCGTCGCCATCCCGATCGCCTACGTCGGGGCGACGACCTCGCTCGGTCTCTACGGCCTCTATCTGGCCTTCCTCGCCGAGACGACCATCCCGGCCGTACTCAACTACTACCGCTTCAGCAGCGAGAAGTGGAAGCAGGTGAGTCGGCGCTATCGCTCCGACGCCCCCGCCTGA